One part of the Ochotona princeps isolate mOchPri1 chromosome 3, mOchPri1.hap1, whole genome shotgun sequence genome encodes these proteins:
- the P2RY1 gene encoding P2Y purinoceptor 1, with translation MTEVQWPAVPNGTDPAFLAGAGSPWGNSTVTSTAAVAASFRCALTKTGFQFYYLPAVYILVFIIGFLGNSVAIWMFVFHMKPWSGISVYMFNLALADFLYVLTLPALIFYYFNKTDWIFGDAMCKLQRFIFHVNLYGSILFLTCISAHRYSGVVYPLKSLGRLKKKNAIYISVLVWLIVVVAISPILFYSGIGIRKNKTVTCYDTTSDEYLRSYFIYSMCTTVAMFCVPLVLILGCYGLIVRALIYKDLDNSPLRRKSIYLVIIVLTVFAVSYIPFHVMKTMNLRARLDFQTPEMCAFNDRVYATYQVTRGLASLNSCVDPILYFLAGDTFRRRLSRATRKASRRSEANLQSKSEDMTLNILSEFKQNGDTSL, from the coding sequence ATGACTGAGGTGCAGTGGCCAGCTGTCCCCAACGGGACGGACCCTGCCTTTCTGGCTGGCGCGGGCTCACCTTGGGGGAACAGCACAGTGACTTCCACCGCCGCGGTGGCCGCTTCCTTCAGATGTGCCCTGACCAAGACGGGCTTCCAGTTCTACTACCTGCCGGCTGTCTACATCTTGGTGTTCATCATTGGCTTCCTGGGCAACAGCGTGGCCATCTGGATGTTCGTTTTCCATATGAAGCCGTGGAGCGGGATCTCCGTGTACATGTTCAACTTGGCGTTGGCCGACTTCTTGTACGTGCTGACCCTGCCAGCCCTTATCTTCTACTACTTCAACAAGACCGACTGGATCTTCGGGGATGCCATGTGCAAACTGCAGCGGTTCATCTTCCATGTAAACTTGTACGGCAGCATCTTGTTCCTGACGTGTATCAGCGCGCACAGGTACAGCGGCGTGGTGTACCCGCTCAAGTCTCTGGGCAGGCTCAAGAAGAAGAACGCCATCTACATCAGCGTGCTGGTGTGGCTCATCGTGGTGGTGGCCATCTCCCCCATCCTCTTCTACTCCGGCATTGGAATTCGGAAGAACAAAACCGTCACCTGCTACGACACCACCTCAGATGAGTACCTGCGAAGTTACTTCATCTACAGCATGTGTACCACTGTGGCCATGTTCTGTGTGCCCTTGGTGCTGATCCTGGGCTGTTACGGGTTAATTGTGAGGGCTTTGATTTACAAGGACTTGGACAACTCGCCCTTGAGGAGGAAATCCATTTACCTGGTCATTATTGTACTCACTGTTTTTGCTGTGTCTTACATCCCTTTCCATGTAATGAAAACCATGAACTTGAGGGCCCGGCTGGATTTTCAGACTCCAGAAATGTGCGCTTTCAATGATAGGGTATATGCCACTTACCAGGTGACCAGAGGTCTGGCAAGTCTCAACAGTTGTGTGGACCCCATTCTCTATTTCTTGGCAGGAGACACTTTCAGGAGGAGACTGTCCCGGGCGACCAGGAAAGCTTCGAGAAGAAGTGAAGCAAACTTGCAATCTAAGAGTGAAGACATGACCCTCAATATTTTGTCAGAGTTCAAGCAGAATGGAGATACCAGCTTGTGA